DNA sequence from the Brevundimonas sp. NIBR10 genome:
TCCCTCACCTATGCCGAGCTTCACCGCGAGGTCTGCCGCATGGCCAATGTGCTCAAGGGCATGGGCGTCATGAAGGGCGATCGGGTCACGATCTATCTGCCGATGATCCCGGCCGCCGCCATCGCCATGCTGGCCTGTGCCCGCATCGGTGCGATACATTCCGTGGTGTTCGGCGGCTTTTCGCCCGACAGTATCGCCGGGCGGATCGAGGACTGCGGTTCGGCCTTCGTCATCACCGCCGATGAAGGCTTTCGGGCCGGCAAGCGTATCCCCCTGAAGGCCAACGTCGACGCCGCCCTGGCCAAGATCCCGGCCGGGTTCAATACCCAGCAAGTCCTGCTGCTCACCCATAGCGGTGCTGACGTGAACATCGTCCGGAACCGGGACGTCCGCTACGACGACGCCGTCAAGACCGTCTCCGACGACTGCCCGTGCGAGCCGATGAACGCAGAAGATCCGCTGTTCATCCTCTACACCTCGGGTTCGACGGGCAAACCCAAGGGCGTGCTGCACACCACGGGCGGCTATCTGTTCTGGGTCAGCTACACCCACGAACTGGTCTTCGACTATCGGCCGGGCGAAGTGTTCTGGTGTACGGCCGACGTCGGCTGGGTCACCGGCCACAGCTACGTCGTCTATGGAGCCCTGGCCAACGCCGCGACCACATTGATGTTCGAGGGCGTGCCCAACTATCCCGCCAATGACCGGTTCTGGCAGGTGGTGGACAAGCACAAGGTAGAGATCTTCTACACCGCCCCGACGGCGCTCCGGTCCCTGATGCGCGACGGCGACGAACCCGTCCTCAAACACTCGCTCTCGTCCCTGCGTCTGCTCGGCACGGTCGGCGAGCCGATCAATCCCGAGGCCTGGCGCTGGTATCACGAGGTGGTCGGCAAGGGCCGCTTGCCTATCGTCGACACCTGGTGGCAGACCGAGACCGGCGGTGCCCTGATCGCCCCCCTGCCCGGCGCGACGGCGCTCAAGCCCGGTTCGGCGACCAAGCCGCTTCCCGGCGTGGAACTCGAACTGGTCGATGCCGAAGGGGTCGTCCTCGACGGTGCCACCTCCGGAAACCTGTGCATCACCGACTCATGGCCCGGCCAGATGCGCACCGTCTGGGGCGATCACGCCCGCTTCTTCGAGACCTATTTCTCGACATATCCGGGGAAGTATTTCACCGGCGACGGATGTCGCAGGGATGAGGACGGCTATTACTGGATCACCGGCCGGGTCGACGACGTCATCAACGTCTCGGGCCACCGCATGGGCACCGCCGAGGTTGAAAGCGCGCTCGTCCTGCACGACGACGTGGCCGAGGCCGCCGTCGTTGGCTTCCCCCACGATATCAAGGGCCAGGGAATCTACGCCTATGTCACCCTGAACGCCGGGGTCGAGCCGCACGACGACCTGAAGAGGGCCCTCGTCGCCCACGTCCGCAAGGAAATCGGGCCCATCGCAGCCCCCGACGCCATCCAGTGGGCCCCCGGCCTGCCCAAGACCCGCTCCGGCAAGATCATGCGCCGCATCCTGCGCAAGATCGCCGAGAACGACCTCGGCTCGCTCGGCGACACCTCCACCCTCGCCGACCCGTCCGTCGTCGAGGACCTCGTGAAAAACAGAGGGAGCTGAGCCGCTTTCGACAAGCCCGGCGACAGTCCGCGTTTAGCTCAACCCGAAGTTCCACTGACCGACCTCGACAGCCTTGGCTGTCGAGGCACGATGGGCACATGACTGGGCGCGGCCGCAAGAACTCTGGTCGATGAGCCAGAGCGCGCTGGTGTGCCGGAGTCATCCGTTCTGTCCCGCCCGACCCGCACGACTCCTCAGGCCGCTCGTTCCAGACGCAAAAGGTCCTCAGCCGTGTTGATGTTCGCGATCGGACGCGGGAGGTCGATCGCGATGGCTCGCGTGGACGCCGCCCAGGCCCACACGGCGCGGCTGGGGCCGGTAGCGAGGAAGCGGTCCAACTCCGGTGACAGGACTGCCGGCCACAGACCGGAGATCGGCAACTCGCGCAGATAGCTTACCGGTCCCGCGCACTGAAGGCGAAGTACCAGATCGGCGGGGAGCATCGGCGTGTCGCATCCGGCGCTGACGACCGCCTCATAGCCGTGATCCAGGGCGTGGCGCAGCGCCGCCGCCAGCCCTCCCAGCGGGCCCAGGTCGGGACGGGGGCGATCAGGGAGGCAGAGCCGCTTTGCCGAGGCGCGCCCGCAAACCACGACGGTGTCGACCTGATCGGACAGGGCATCCACGGCGTGGTCCAGCAGGGAGCGGCGGTCAAGCAGGGCCAGGGCCTTGTCGGAGCCGAACCGACTGGACCGCCCCCCGGCCAGGACAGCGCCGAGGATACGCCCGGTCATCGCGCTAACCCCAGGGCCTTGGCCCACGCCTCGGTCCGGACGGCGATCTGGTCGGGCCGACCGACGGCATGGCCGATCAGCAGCAGGGTCGGCGCATCCTCGGCCAGGGCGACGACGCTGAGCGGCAACAGGTCCAGGCGGGTGAACAGCAGCCGCTCGCCCGGCAGGCTGACATTGACGGCGATGAGCACCGGCGTCTCGCCCGGCATCCCGCGTGAAAGGAGTTGGCGCGTCAGTTCCGGTGCCGCCGTTCGGCCCATGTAGACGCCCAGAGTGGCGTTGGGATCGGCCAGCGCGTCCCAGTCGAGATCGAGCGTTTCCCCCGCGCGGGCATGGGCGGTGACGAACTGGATCCGCCGCGCCAGGCCTCGCAGGGTCAGGGACACACCAGCACGGGCGGCCGCCGCGCTGGCGGTCGTGATCCCCGGCGCGACCTGAACCCGGACGCCATGAGCAGTCAGATGGGCGATCTCTTCCGTCGAACGCCCGAACATCGAGGGGTCGCCGCCTTTCAGCCGCACGATCCGTCGCCCGCCTAGGGCTGCCGCCAGCAACAGGGCGTTGATCCCGCCCTGTTGCTTTGAATGGGCCCCTGCCCGCTTGCCGACGCTGATCCGTTCGACGCCTGCCGGGATGAGGGCCAGCACGCCTGGCCCCACCAGCGCGTCGTGGAAGACGATGTCGGCAGCGCGGATCAGCCGCTCGGCCTGACGGGTCAACAGATCTGGATCGCCCGGACCGGCTCCGACCAGCCAGACCTCTCCGGGCACGATCAGGTTGGCGGCATCGGCGGGTCGGCGGGGCGCGGTGTCGAAAGGCATGGCGGTCCTCCTCAGGCGGCGATGAGTCTGGCGATGGCGGGACGGCACGAGCCGCAGTTGGTCCCGGCTGACAGGGCGGCACCGACCTCGGCGACCGTAGTCAGGCTCTGGGCGGCGATGGCCGCGAGGATGGTTCGGGCACCGACATCGAAACAGGCACAGACGATGGCCCCGCGGTCCACCGTCGCTCCGGGTGCGCGGCCTGCCAGCAGGCCCACGGGCGCGACGGCCTCGGACAGTTGCGCGATCAGCCAGTCGCGACCGGGCAGCGAGCCGTCACGGGCTACGAACAGCGCGCCCTGCAACTGCCCCTCGACCAGCACCGCCGTGCGCAGCGACCCGCGGGCCGGATCGACAGCCGTCATCCGCGCCCCGTCCGGCAGCAGGGCCTCAAGCATTGCAGCATCACCGTCGCCGGCCAGTTCGATCAACCGTCCGCCGGGCACGGCCGCAGTCGCCCACCAGACGCAATCAGGCTCTACGGCCGGTGTACCGCGCAGGATCAGAAAGGCCCGCCATTCGGTCGCCAGCCTGGACAGGGTCATCGCCGTCAACTTAAACCCCGGCTGACCCGAGAACGGATCGACGGCATTGCCAGGCAACAGCCCGGCCCGACCGCCGGCCCCCGTCCGATCGGTCCAGTGGATCGGCACGAAGGCTTCGCCGGGGCGCTGAGCATCGGTGACCGCGACACGGAACACGCTTGCGCCCTGCGCGGTCTCCACCGTCGTCAGATCGCCCTCGACCAGGCCG
Encoded proteins:
- the acs gene encoding acetate--CoA ligase — protein: MMSDSELYPVPAGWAERAHMDAESYLAARTAARETPDAYWAQAAKRLDWITPPTVIKDVSFQKDDFRIRWFADGVLNVSYNCIDRHLATRADQTAIIYEGDDPSVSGSLTYAELHREVCRMANVLKGMGVMKGDRVTIYLPMIPAAAIAMLACARIGAIHSVVFGGFSPDSIAGRIEDCGSAFVITADEGFRAGKRIPLKANVDAALAKIPAGFNTQQVLLLTHSGADVNIVRNRDVRYDDAVKTVSDDCPCEPMNAEDPLFILYTSGSTGKPKGVLHTTGGYLFWVSYTHELVFDYRPGEVFWCTADVGWVTGHSYVVYGALANAATTLMFEGVPNYPANDRFWQVVDKHKVEIFYTAPTALRSLMRDGDEPVLKHSLSSLRLLGTVGEPINPEAWRWYHEVVGKGRLPIVDTWWQTETGGALIAPLPGATALKPGSATKPLPGVELELVDAEGVVLDGATSGNLCITDSWPGQMRTVWGDHARFFETYFSTYPGKYFTGDGCRRDEDGYYWITGRVDDVINVSGHRMGTAEVESALVLHDDVAEAAVVGFPHDIKGQGIYAYVTLNAGVEPHDDLKRALVAHVRKEIGPIAAPDAIQWAPGLPKTRSGKIMRRILRKIAENDLGSLGDTSTLADPSVVEDLVKNRGS
- a CDS encoding molybdenum cofactor guanylyltransferase gives rise to the protein MTGRILGAVLAGGRSSRFGSDKALALLDRRSLLDHAVDALSDQVDTVVVCGRASAKRLCLPDRPRPDLGPLGGLAAALRHALDHGYEAVVSAGCDTPMLPADLVLRLQCAGPVSYLRELPISGLWPAVLSPELDRFLATGPSRAVWAWAASTRAIAIDLPRPIANINTAEDLLRLERAA
- the cobA gene encoding uroporphyrinogen-III C-methyltransferase, which codes for MPFDTAPRRPADAANLIVPGEVWLVGAGPGDPDLLTRQAERLIRAADIVFHDALVGPGVLALIPAGVERISVGKRAGAHSKQQGGINALLLAAALGGRRIVRLKGGDPSMFGRSTEEIAHLTAHGVRVQVAPGITTASAAAARAGVSLTLRGLARRIQFVTAHARAGETLDLDWDALADPNATLGVYMGRTAAPELTRQLLSRGMPGETPVLIAVNVSLPGERLLFTRLDLLPLSVVALAEDAPTLLLIGHAVGRPDQIAVRTEAWAKALGLAR